A genomic region of Populus nigra chromosome 11, ddPopNigr1.1, whole genome shotgun sequence contains the following coding sequences:
- the LOC133668082 gene encoding protein transport protein SEC23 E-like, with the protein MSEIPNADPEGIDSVRMAWNNWPRTKVEASKCVIPLAASISPIRSNPEIPTLPYLPLRCKTCTSIMNCFSRVDFTAKIWICPFCFQRNHFPPHYSMISETNLPAELYSQYTTIEYTIGDKNHNPVGEFDVKSAFVFVLDTCMIEEEFEYVKSEVKRAIGLLPENAMVGFVTFGTQVQVHELGFSDMSKVYVFRGTKEISKDQIMEQLGIGGAGRRNVPGGAVGVGGYQQQRGMPMQNSGVSRFLLPASDCEFTLNSLLDELQTDQWPVAPGNRPSRCTGVALSVAAGLLGACLPGTGARIVALVGGPCTEGPGAIISKDLSDPVRSHKDLDKDAAPYFKKAVKFYDSLAKQLVSQGHVLDLFASALDQVGVAEMKVAVERTGGLVVLSESFGHSVFKDSFKRVFDSGEKSLGLCFNGTLEINCSKDIKIQGIIGPCTSLEKKGPSVADTVIGEGNTTAWKMCGLDKSSCFTVFFDISSSEKSNAPGSANPQLYLQFLTSYQNPEGLTLLRVTTVTRRWVDSAVNSEELVQGFDQETAAVVMARFTSLKMESEEGFDATRWLDRNLIRFCSKFGEYRKDDPSSFTLNSFFSFFPQFMFNLRRSQFVQVFNNSPDETAYFRMLLNRENITNAAVMIQPSLISYSFNSLPQPALLDVASIGADRILLLDSYFSVVVFHGMTIAQWRNLGYQNQPEHQVFAQLLQAPKDDAQAIIHERFPVPRLVVCDQHGSQARFLLAKLNPSATYNNANEMAAGSDIIFTDDVSLQVFFEHLQRLAVQS; encoded by the exons ATGTCAGAAATCCCAAACGCAGATCCAGAAGGCATTGATTCAGTTCGTATGGCATGGAACAACTGGCCCAGAACCAAAGTCGAAGCTTCCAAATGCGTCATCCCTTTAGCCGCATCAATCTCCCCTATTCGTTCTAACCCAGAAATCCCAACTCTCCCTTACCTTCCTCTCCGTTGCAAAACCTGCACATCCATCATGAATTGCTTCTCGCGCGTTGATTTCACCGCCAAGATCTGGATCTGCCCTTTCTGCTTCCAACGCAACCATTTTCCTCCACACTATTCCATGATCTCGGAGACCAATCTCCCTGCTGAGTTGTACAGCCAGTATACGACAATAGAGTATACTATTGGTGACAAGAATCATAATCCAGTTGGGGAATTTGATGTTAAGTCGGcgtttgtgtttgttttggatACTTGTATGATCGAGGAGGAGTTTGAGTATGTCAAATCGGAGGTTAAGAGGGCAATTGGGTTGTTGCCGGAGAATGCAATGGTGGGCTTTGTGACTTTTGGGACACAAGTGCAAGTTCATGAATTGGGGTTTAGTGATATGTCCaaagtttatgtttttagagGGACTAAAGAGATTAGTAAAGATCAGATTATGGAGCAGTTAGGTATTGGTGGTGCTGGCAGGAGGAATGTTCCTGGTGGTGCTGTTGGTGTTGGTGGGTATCAGCAGCAGAGGGGGATGCCAATGCAGAATTCGGGTGTGAGCCGGTTTTTGTTGCCAGCTTCTGACTGTGAATTTACGCTCAATTCG CTCTTGGATGAGTTGCAAACAGATCAGTGGCCGGTGGCACCAGGAAATCGGCCTTCAAGATGTACTGGAGTGGCATTGAGTGTTGCTGCTGGATTGCTGGGAGCTTGTTTGCCTGGGACCGGAGCTAGAATTGTAGCTTTAGTTGGTGGTCCTTGCACCGAAGGGCCAGGAGCG ATTATATCAAAAGATCTGTCTGATCCTGTACGTTCCCACAAGGATCTTGATAAGGATGCAGCACCGTATTTTAAGAAAGCAGTCAAATTTTATGATAGTCTTGCAAAGCAGCTTGTCAGCCAGGGTCATGTTTTGGACCTTTTTGCCTCTGCTCTAGATCAG GTTGGGGTTGCAGAAATGAAAGTTGCAGTAGAAAGAACTGGTGGTCTTGTTGTTCTCTCAGAAAGTTTCGGACATTCTGTATTTAAGGACTCCTTTAAGCGTGTATTTGATTCAGGAGAAAAGTCTCTTGGCCTCTGTTTCAA TGGAACACTCGAGATTAACTGTTCAAAGGACATCAAAATTCAGGGGATTATTGGACCTTGCACCTCTTTGGAGAAG AAAGGACCTAGTGTTGCTGATACAGTCATTGGTGAGGGGAATACAACAGCTTGGAAGATGTGTGGCCTTGACAAGAGTAGTTGTTTTACTGTCTTCTTTGATATTTCATCAAGTGAAAAATCAAATGCTCCTGGAAGTGCAAATCCACAGCTATACTTACAGTTTCTTACAAG TTATCAAAATCCTGAGGGTTTGACATTGCTTCGGGTTACAACTGTCACTAGAAGATGGGTAGATAGTGCTGTTAACTCAGAG GAATTAGTACAAGGTTTTGACCAAGAGACCGCAGCTGTGGTAATGGCGAGATTCACATCCCTGAAAATGGAGTCAGAG GAAGGATTTGATGCCACTAGGTGGCTGGACCGAAATCTCATCCGCTTCTGTTCCAAATTTGGTGAATACCGGAAGGATGATCCGTCATCTTTTACATTGAACtcgtttttctctttcttccctcAGTTTATGTTTAATCTACGAAGATCACAATTTGTACAG GTTTTCAATAACAGCCCAGATGAGACAGCTTATTTCCGCATGTTGTTGAACCGTGAAAACATTACCAATGCTGCTGTCATGATTCAACCATCGCTAATATCATATTCATTTAACTCACTGCCTCAACCTGCATTGTTGGATGTCGCTTCTATTGGAGCTGATCGTATTCTCTTACTGGATTCATACTTTAGTGTTGTCGTATTTCATGGAATGACAATAGCTCAATGGCGTAACTTGGGTTACCAGAATCAGCCAGAGCACCAG GTGTTTGCACAGCTATTGCAAGCACCCAAAGACGATGCCCAAGCGATCATTCATGAACGTTTTCCTGTTCCTAGATTGGTGGTGTGTGATCAGCATGGATCCCAG GCAAGGTTCTTGTTGGCAAAGTTGAACCCATCAGCTACATACAATAATGCCAATGAGATGGCTGCTGGGTCAGATATAATATTCACGGATGATGTGAGCCTTCAAGTTTTCTTCGAGCATCTTCAGAGGTTAGCTGTGCAGTCTTGA
- the LOC133668302 gene encoding benzyl alcohol O-benzoyltransferase-like yields MATPPTPLVFKVSRREPVLITPSEPTPHELKPLSDIDDQDGLRVQIPLILFYPYDPSMQRRDPVEVIKEALAKTLVFYYPFAGRLREGPKRKLLVECTGEGILFIEADANVTLEQFGDALWPPIPCLEELLFDVPGSSGMINCPLLLIQVTRLKCGGIVFAIRLNHTMSDGTGINQFLSAMCEMVHGAQTPSIQPVWERDVLNARNPPQVTCLHHEYDQLVDDTTDNVPLTKKTHRSFFFGAANISAIRGFAPLHLRHCSTFDVLTAFLWRCRTIALQPNPNEEMRILCTVNARNRFNPPLPRGYYGNCMAYSVAMATAGEISRNSIGFTLELVRKAKANVTEEYMRSAADLLVIKGRPWYTMVRSYLVSDVTRAMFAEMNLGWGKPKYAGPAKGNVASFQIPYRTKKGEDGVLVTLCLPTPAMERFVKELDSTFKEQSNGGGNAKSPLSSL; encoded by the exons ATGGCAACACCACCCACCCCACTAGTGTTCAAGGTGTCTAGACGGGAACCAGTTCTGATCACCCCTTCTGAGCCAACCCCGCATGAACTCAAACCTCTTTCAGACATAGATGACCAAGATGGTCTCAGAGTCCAAATTCCACTCATTCTTTTTTACCCTTACGATCCTTCAATGCAGAGGAGGGATCCTGTTGAGGTCATTAAGGAAGCACTTGCTAAAACACTGGTGTTTTACTATCCATTTGCTGGTAGGCTTAGAGAAGGGCCTAAGCGTAAGCTCTTGGTGGAGTGTACAGGTGAGGGTATTTTGTTTATTGAGGCTGATGCCAATGTTACGCTTGAGCAGTTTGGTGATGCGCTCTGGCCTCCAATTCCTTGCTTGGAGGAGCTCCTCTTTGACGTGCCTGGCTCCAGCGGGATGATAAACTGCCCTCTGCTGCTTATTCAG GTGACGCGTCTCAAGTGCGGCGGAATTGTCTTTGCCATCCGTCTGAACCACACCATGAGTGACGGTACTGGCATAAACCAATTTTTGTCAGCCATGTGTGAGATGGTGCATGGAGCACAGACTCCCTCTATCCAACCAGTTTGGGAAAGGGACGTTTTAAATGCAAGGAACCCACCTCAGGTAACCTGCTTACACCACGAGTATGATCAACTGGTTGATGACACCACTGACAACGTTCCGCTTACTAAGAAGACCCATCGTTCATTCTTTTTTGGAGCTGCTAACATATCTGCTATTCGTGGCTTTGCCCCACTACACCTTCGCCATTGCTCCACATTTGATGTATTGACCGCGTTTTTGTGGAGGTGCCGAACCATTGCACTTCAACCAAACCCAAATGAAGAGATGCGGATACTATGCACTGTCAATGCTCGCAATAGATTTAACCCTCCGTTACCTAGAGGATATTATGGAAACTGCATGGCATACTCAGTGGCAATGGCAACAGCGGGAGAAATCTCACGAAATTCTATAGGCTTTACGCTGGAATTAGTCAGGAAGGCCAAGGCCAATGTGACTGAAGAGTACATGCGATCAGCGGCTGATCTATTGGTGATTAAAGGCAGACCTTGGTACACAATGGTGCGGTCTTACCTAGTGTCGGATGTGACTCGTGCAATGTTTGCTGAGATGAACTTAGGTTGGGGTAAGCCGAAGTATGCCGGGCCTGCTAAGGGTAATGTGGCAAGCTTTCAGATACCATATAGGACTAAGAAAGGAGAAGATGGTGTTCTTGTGACCCTTTGCTTACCGACTCCGGCTATGGAAAGATTTGTGAAGGAGCTGGATAGCACGTTTAAGGAGCAGTCAAATGGTGGGGGCAATGCTAAATCCCCGTTATCTTCCTTGTAG